In a genomic window of Chrysemys picta bellii isolate R12L10 chromosome 1, ASM1138683v2, whole genome shotgun sequence:
- the DUS4L gene encoding tRNA-dihydrouridine(20a/20b) synthase [NAD(P)+]-like isoform X2 codes for MISDAIETTQCQRKDPVDLFHSGHFVKICAPMVRYSKLAFRTLVRKYNCDLCYTPMIIAADFVRSVKARDSEFTTSKGDRPLIVQFAANEAQVLSDAARIVCPFADGIDLNCGCPQRIHDDLKRTVDLCRKAEATGVSWITVHGRNVEERHQPVHYDAIKIIKQNLSIPIVANGDVKTLKDAENIHHMTGTDGVMVARGLLANPAMFAGYEETPLKCIQDWVDIALEHGTPFTCFHHHLMYMMERITSKQEKRVFNVLSSTSAVLDYVNDHYGV; via the exons ATGATTAGTGACGCCATAGAAACCACACAATGTCAACGAAAGGATCCAGTAGATTTGTTTCATTCTGGGCACTTTGTAAAAATATGTGCCCCTATGGTCCGATATTCAAA GTTGGCTTTCAGAACTTTGGTCAGGAAATACAACTGTGATTTGTGTTATACACCAATGATAATTGCTGCTGATTTTGTCAGATCTGTGAAAGCTAGAGACAGTGAATTCACAACAAGCAAAg GTGATCGCCCACTGATTGTTCAGTTTGCTGCTAATGAAGCACAGGTTTTATCTGATGCTGCCCGTATCGTCTGTCCTTTTGCAGATGGAATAGACCTAAATTGTGGCTGTCCTCAGAG AATCCATGATGATCTAAAGAGAACTGTAGATCTCTGTCGAAAAGCTGAAGCAACTGGAGTTTCCTGGATTACAGTTCATGGGAGAAATGTAGAAGAACGACATCAGCCAGTACACTATGatgcaattaaaataattaaacaaaatcTGTCTATACCTATTGTAGCTAATGGAGATGTTAAAACTTTAAAAGATGCCGAGAATATTCATCATATGACGGGGACAGATG GTGTAATGGTTGCTAGGGGGCTCTTAGCCAATCCAGCCATGTTTGCAGGATATGAAGAGACACCTCTGAAGTGCATCCAGGACTGGGTTGACATTGCTCTTGAACATGGGACTCCTTTTACGTGCTTTCATCATCATTTAATGTACATGATGGAACGGATAACTTCAAAACAGGAAAAAAgggtttttaatgttttatcaaGCACCTCAGCGGTTCTGGACTACGTTAATGACCACTACGGGGTGTAA
- the DUS4L gene encoding tRNA-dihydrouridine(20a/20b) synthase [NAD(P)+]-like isoform X1, with protein MISDAIETTQCQRKDPVDLFHSGHFVKICAPMVRYSKLAFRTLVRKYNCDLCYTPMIIAADFVRSVKARDSEFTTSKGDRPLIVQFAANEAQVLSDAARIVCPFADGIDLNCGCPQRWAMAEGYGACLINKPELVQDMVRHVRNQVENPRFSVSIKIRIHDDLKRTVDLCRKAEATGVSWITVHGRNVEERHQPVHYDAIKIIKQNLSIPIVANGDVKTLKDAENIHHMTGTDGVMVARGLLANPAMFAGYEETPLKCIQDWVDIALEHGTPFTCFHHHLMYMMERITSKQEKRVFNVLSSTSAVLDYVNDHYGV; from the exons ATGATTAGTGACGCCATAGAAACCACACAATGTCAACGAAAGGATCCAGTAGATTTGTTTCATTCTGGGCACTTTGTAAAAATATGTGCCCCTATGGTCCGATATTCAAA GTTGGCTTTCAGAACTTTGGTCAGGAAATACAACTGTGATTTGTGTTATACACCAATGATAATTGCTGCTGATTTTGTCAGATCTGTGAAAGCTAGAGACAGTGAATTCACAACAAGCAAAg GTGATCGCCCACTGATTGTTCAGTTTGCTGCTAATGAAGCACAGGTTTTATCTGATGCTGCCCGTATCGTCTGTCCTTTTGCAGATGGAATAGACCTAAATTGTGGCTGTCCTCAGAG ATGGGCAATGGCGGAAGGTTATGGTGCTTGTTTAATAAATAAACCAGAGCTGGTTCAAGATATGGTGAGACACGTAAGAAATCAAGTAGAGAACCCCAGATTTTCAGTATCTATTAAGATAAG AATCCATGATGATCTAAAGAGAACTGTAGATCTCTGTCGAAAAGCTGAAGCAACTGGAGTTTCCTGGATTACAGTTCATGGGAGAAATGTAGAAGAACGACATCAGCCAGTACACTATGatgcaattaaaataattaaacaaaatcTGTCTATACCTATTGTAGCTAATGGAGATGTTAAAACTTTAAAAGATGCCGAGAATATTCATCATATGACGGGGACAGATG GTGTAATGGTTGCTAGGGGGCTCTTAGCCAATCCAGCCATGTTTGCAGGATATGAAGAGACACCTCTGAAGTGCATCCAGGACTGGGTTGACATTGCTCTTGAACATGGGACTCCTTTTACGTGCTTTCATCATCATTTAATGTACATGATGGAACGGATAACTTCAAAACAGGAAAAAAgggtttttaatgttttatcaaGCACCTCAGCGGTTCTGGACTACGTTAATGACCACTACGGGGTGTAA